A window of Nicotiana tabacum cultivar K326 chromosome 24, ASM71507v2, whole genome shotgun sequence contains these coding sequences:
- the LOC107831664 gene encoding la-related protein 6C-like — MAQMQPEKVASSVQQSTPEKIVAKVDYNKKLAKNNNKQQINAASYNINGGSFKFNVQAPEFVPKSHATIPISRYIYPYFQYVNTTTTTNDWIYGGDQETISFVQEPSFVSTLSQKDILPEELRLKVIKQVEYQHSDMSLLANESLLKQMNKDPKGFVPISSVSATKKIKSLITNNQLTLSHALLSSSKLIVSDDGKKVKRKIPFTDKDKEELMLRTVVAENLPDDHSHHNIEKIFNVAGSVKTIRVCHPQDPNTRTRGDLGISSKLHALIEFEHPEAAEKAAEKLNDERNWRKGLRVKLLLRRSPKSVLKSRKSAFDGCFDDEDWLASELTDDSNHTNHSEIVDNNVEETLATKKTWGKGRVRARQRNQMFNGRGLLVSSPQSSSSSPFEAPLKQATKGRMPDGTKGFTMGRGKPLNINVQTGVHVV; from the exons atggCACAAATGCAACCTGAAAAAGTTGCTTCTAGTGTCCAACAATCTACTCCAGAAAAAATTGTTGCTAAAGTTGATTATAACAAGAAGCTGGCCAAGAATAATAATAAGCAGCAGATCAATGCTGCTTCTTACAATATTAATGGTGGATCTTTCAAGTTCAATGTTCAAGCCCCCGAGTTCGTGCCGAAATCACATGCCACAATCCCCATTTCAAGATATATTTATCCCTATTTCCAGTATGTTAATACAACAACTACTACTAATGATTGGATATATGGGGGTGATCAAGAAACTATCTCCTTTGTTCAAGAACCAAGTTTTGTTTCAACTTTGTCTCAGAAAGATATCCTTCCTGAAGAGCTCAGGCTAAAAGTCATCAAACAG GTTGAATACCAACACAGTGACATGAGCTTGCTCGCAAATGAGAGCTTGTTGAAACAAATGAATAAGGACCCTAAAGGCTTTG TTCCCATTTCTTCTGTTTCGgctacaaagaaaatcaagtCCCTCATTACCAACAACCAATTAACGCTTTCTCATGCCCTCCTGTCCTCTTCAAAGCTA ATTGTAAGCGACGATGGCAAGAAGGTCAAACGAAAAATCCCATTCACTGACAAGGATAAAGAGGAATTAATG TTGCGCACTGTGGTGGCTGAAAATTTACCAGATGATCACTCTCATCACAACATTGAGAAAATATTTAATGTGGCTGGAAG TGTCAAAACAATCCGAGTATGCCATCCTCAAGATCCTAACACCCGAACTCGAGGAGACTTGGGCATCAGCAGTAAG CTCCACGCACTGATTGAGTTTGAGCATCCAGAAGCAGCTGAGAAAGCA GCGGAGAAGCTAAATGATGAGAGGAACTGGAGAAAAGGCCTACGAGTGAAGTTGCTGCTCAGACGTTCA CCAAAGTCTGTTCTAAAGAGCAGGAAGTCAGCATTTGATGGCTGTTTTGATGATGAAGATTGGTTAGCTTCTGAATTGACAGATGACTCAAATCACACTAATCACTCGGAAATAGTGGATAATAAT GTCGAAGAGACTTTAGCAACAAAGAAAACATGGGGTAAAGGCCGTGTGAGAGCACGACAACGAAATCAAATGTTCAATGGTCGTGGCCTACTTGTCTCATCTCCACAAAGCAGCAGCTCTAGTCCATTTGAAGCACCTTTGAAACAGGCTACAAAAGGAAGAATGCCAGATGGAACCAAAGGTTTCACTATGGGAAGAGGGAAGCCCTTAAATATTAATGTTCAAACTGGAGTACATGTGGTATAA